In Apteryx mantelli isolate bAptMan1 chromosome 26, bAptMan1.hap1, whole genome shotgun sequence, a single window of DNA contains:
- the VAMP3 gene encoding vesicle-associated membrane protein 3: MSASGPGSSNVAAGSNRRLQQTQHQVDEVVDIMRVNVDKVLERDQKLSELDDRADALQAGASQFETSAAKLKRKYWWKNCKMWAILIAVVLIIIIIIIVWNVSS; the protein is encoded by the exons GTCAGCAAGTGGCCCTGGAAGCTCAAATGTTGCTGCTGGCAGTAATCGTCGTCTTCAGCAAACACAACACCAAGTAGATGAG GTGGTTGACATCATGAGAGTGAATGTGGACAAGGTATTGGAACGAGATCAGAAGCTGTCAGAGTTGGATGACCGTGCTGATGCACTGCAAGCAGGAGCTTCCCAGTTTGAGACCAGTGCAGCCAAGCTGAAAAGAAAGTATTGGTGGAAGAACTGTAAG ATGTGGGCAATATTGATAGCTGTTGTTctcattatcatcatcatcataattg tcTGGAATGTATCTTCATGA